In a genomic window of Macrobrachium nipponense isolate FS-2020 chromosome 10, ASM1510439v2, whole genome shotgun sequence:
- the LOC135223651 gene encoding lysozyme-like isoform X1 has translation MSLIKTAIVCLTAAIIFVLVQGQGSVQPNCLGCICEASTQCNVSVGCHTPYAGAYFCGPFLISWAYWADAGKPVIANDDPNRQGAFENCVNDLYCAAETVRLYMGKFAANGDCNEDGQVDCTDFAQMHRLGGYGCRDPSIRTTDYYKKFETCWKVVQAATVGGGSS, from the exons ATGTCTCTAATCAAGACTGCAATCGTCTGCCTGACAGCAGCCATCATCTTCGTCCTGGTTCAGG GGCAAGGCTCAGTGCAGCCCAACTGTCTGGGCTGTATTTGCGAAGCTTCCACCCAGTGCAATGTCAGTGTGGGCTGTCACACTCCTTACGCAGGGGCCTACTTCTGCGGACCGTTCCTCATTTCATGGGCTTACTGGGCTGATGCTGGCAAACCCGTCATCGCCAACGATGACCCAAACAGGCAAGGAG cCTTTGAAAACTGCGTGAATGATTTATACTGCGCTGCCGAGACTGTGCGCCTGTATATGGGTAAATTCGCTGCG AACGGCGACTGCAACGAGGACGGCCAGGTCGACTGCACCGACTTCGCACAGATGCATAGACTGGGCGGATACGGCTGCAGAGACCCCTCCATTCGCACGACGGACTACTACAAGAAATTTGAAACTTGCTGGAAGGTTGTCCAGGCAGCTACTGTAGGTGGTGGATCTTCGTAA
- the LOC135223651 gene encoding invertebrate-type lysozyme 3-like isoform X2 has product MSLIKTAIVCLTAAIIFVLVQGQGSVQPNCLGCICEASTQCNVSVGCHTPYAGAYFCGPFLISWAYWADAGKPVIANDDPNRQGAFENCVNDLYCAAETVRLYMGKFAADCTGDGVINCEDIVRVHKIGYSGCNVNVNANDAFWKSFRTCSARVNVD; this is encoded by the exons ATGTCTCTAATCAAGACTGCAATCGTCTGCCTGACAGCAGCCATCATCTTCGTCCTGGTTCAGG GGCAAGGCTCAGTGCAGCCCAACTGTCTGGGCTGTATTTGCGAAGCTTCCACCCAGTGCAATGTCAGTGTGGGCTGTCACACTCCTTACGCAGGGGCCTACTTCTGCGGACCGTTCCTCATTTCATGGGCTTACTGGGCTGATGCTGGCAAACCCGTCATCGCCAACGATGACCCAAACAGGCAAGGAG cCTTTGAAAACTGCGTGAATGATTTATACTGCGCTGCCGAGACTGTGCGCCTGTATATGGGTAAATTCGCTGCG GATTGTACTGGCGATGGAGTTATCAACTGCGAAGACATCGTCAGAGTTCATAAAATCGGCTACAGTGGTTGCAACGTCAACGTCAACGCCAACGATGCCTTTTGGAAGAGTTTCCGAACGTGCTCGGCCCGCGTCAATGTTGACTG A